Proteins from one Candida orthopsilosis Co 90-125, chromosome 2 draft sequence genomic window:
- a CDS encoding Rog1 protein (S. cerevisiae homolog ROG1 has role cellular lipid metabolic process), with the protein MEHKILYRQTISLRLGDTERFKIHFTPHAEGDDIVIPPTLWVKVKNLEPVSKRAIYLAGPYILYVDCRQSDYDPNVKYFVTADQPVFEPQLLPGQSFYVQLSCHTLKKDYSWIVDVVSQIIFNTKIMIDFEIMVGTSKKVLHEASNPDRNILNADKVGTFHPLLNVAEWDTKDLWNLPVLQPGKPKHLVILTHGLHSNASADMLYLKEQIDRMKEKTQSTCGEETVVKAFFDNAGKTERGIKYLGSRVAEYIVELVTENEMLNNGQVTKISFIGHSLGGCVQTFVIAYLRSNFPWFFETIKPINFIAIASPLLGVANENPLYVKVALSAGVVGKTGQELGLKYLENDSKPLLLLLPSGLAHRTLKQFKRRTVYANALNDGIVPLRTSSLLYLDYKGLVPLINSNDISLNDAKEAIDGVQAGKNTDKASGKAPKSVQDNNPFSPMQTLMSYFMPQKQKGHGEQYRNFQTSTADGEENADEGGDEKREAHGIPNSTFLDSAAALFLPPLPSMKYITDPTTRENVIIHDKVYYEKDLPKMLKNGGQFVSGGNGSTNGSSSMTKRFLNKLDYNYEELEEQIAREYHKNMSWRKVVVKLKPDAHNNIIVRRRFANAYGWPVVKHIVENHFNQDKVYNKTVASVMEHSSTGEFASHDSLDDEQDLTNLINRDLMTQQNHEIDETTTAEEENTANAAWINSKDNAESIFALGVAGLLGEVTHFVGDFSDSIFSGKRPSIPLIGQIPLPAALVSPSNEVPVSNNRGNEHGHSADNAEDEIDESGDLSLSKPGVMNNFL; encoded by the exons ATGGAGCATAAGATACTATACCGACAGACAATATCATTAAGACTAGGCGACACGGAGCGATTTAAAATACATTTCACTCCGCACGCAGAGGGCGATGATATAGTAATACCGCCAACTTTATGGGTAAAAGTCAAAAACCTTGAGCCAGTGTCGAAAAGAGCAATATATTTAG CTGGTCCATATATCTTGTATGTTGATTGTCGTCAGCTGGATTATGACCCCAACGTCAAGTATTTTGTTACTGCAGACCAGCCTGTATTTGAGCCACAACTATTACCTGGCCAATCATTTTACGTACAATTGTCATGCCACACTTTAAAGAAGGATTATTCTTGGATAGTTGATGTCGTATCCCAAATAATATTCAATACAAAGAttatgattgattttgaaattatgGTTGGAACGTCAAAGAAGGTGCTTCATGAAGCGTCTAATCCAGATAGGAATATTCTCAATGCCGATAAAGTGGGTACGTTTCACCCTTTATTGAATGTTGCTGAATGGGATACCAAAGATTTGTGGAATCTACCTGTGCTCCAACCTGGGAAACCAAAACATTTAGTTATATTGACTCATGGACTACATTCAAATGCAAGTGCCGACATGttgtatttgaaagaaCAAATCGATAGAATGAAGGAAAAGACTCAATCCACTTGTGGAGAAGAAACCGTGGTCAAAgcattttttgataatgcaGGAAAGACTGAACGAGGAATCAAGTATTTGGGGAGTAGAGTGGCAGAGTACATCGTTGAGCTTGTTACTGAGAATGAAATGCTAAACAATGGGCAAGTCACCAAGATATCATTCATTGGCCATTCATTGGGTGGATGTGTTCAAACGTTTGTTATTGCTTACCTTCGACTGAACTTTCCGTGgttttttgaaacaatcaaGCCGATTAATTTTATTGCAATAGCGTCACCGTTATTGGGAGTAGCTAATGAAAACCCTCTTTACGTCAAAGTTGCATTGTCAGCTGGAGTCGTGGGAAAGACGGGACAAGAACTAGGGTTGAAGTATTTAGAAAACGACTCGAAGCcattattgttattgttacCTTCAGGATTGGCGCATAGGACATTAAAACAGTTCAAGAGAAGGACCGTGTATGCAAATGCGTTGAATGATGGGATTGTTCCATTGAGAACTTCATCTCTATTGTATCTTGATTACAAAGGGCTAGTTCCGTTGATCAATTCGAATGATATTTCCTTGAATGACGCGAAAGAGGCTATCGATGGTGTACAAGCGGGGAAAAATACTGATAAAGCTTCTGGAAAAGCTCCCAAATCTGTGCAAGATAATAATCCATTCCTGCCAATGCAAACACTTATGTCATATTTTATGCCACAGAAACAGAAAGGTCATGGCGAGCAATACAGAAATTTCCAAACCTCGACAGCGGATGGAGAAGAAAATGCAGATGAAGGTGGGGACGAGAAACGCGAGGCTCATGGCATTCCCAATCTGACATTTTTGGATAGTGCTGCAGCATTGTTCTTGCCTCCACTCCCATCTATGAAATACATAACTGATCCCACAACTCGAGAAAATGTCATCATCCACGACAAAGTGTACTATGAGAAGGATTTGCCTAAGATGTTAAAGAATGGTGGGCAATTTGTCTCAGGTGGGAATGGCTCGACTAATGGTAGCTCATCAATGACAAAGAGATTCCTTAACAAGCTAGATTACAATTATGAGGAACTCGAAGAGCAGATTGCACGTGAGTATCATAAAAACATGAGTTGGCGCAAAGTAGTTGTCAAGCTCAAACCAGACGCACATAATAACATCATTGTGCGAAGAAGATTCGCCAATGCTTATGGATGGCCCGTAGTTAAGCATATTGTGGAAAATCATTTCAATCAGGATAAGGTTTACAATAAGACAGTAGCATCGGTGATGGAGCACTCTTCCACAGGAGAGTTTGCTAGTCATGACTCCCTAGatgatgaacaagattTGACTAATTTGATTAATAGAGATTTAATgacacaacaaaatcatgaaattgatgaaactaCAACCGCAGAGGAAGAGAATACTGCAAACGCTGCTTGGATTAATTCTAAAGATAATGCAGAAAGTATTTTTGCTTTGGGAGTTGCCGGCTTGTTGGGAGAAGTCACAcattttgttggtgattttaGCGATTCCATATTTAGTGGAAAACGACCTTCGATTCCATTAATTGGACAAATTCCGTTACCAGCAGCATTAGTTTCGCCATCTAATGAGGTCCCGGTGAGTAATAACAGGGGCAACGAGCATGGTCACAGCGCTGATAATGCTGAGGATGAAATTGACGAGTCTGGCGATTTGAGTCTTTCGAAGCCAGGTGTGATGAATAACTTTTTATAG
- a CDS encoding Rpc17 protein (S. cerevisiae homolog RPC17 has DNA-directed RNA polymerase activity and has role in tRNA transcription RNA polymerase III promoter, transcription initiation from RNA polymerase III promoter), protein MQIIKERDSFLSNFEVYDHLKHIKQKYNWTFSPEEELALQQDQQQDNYHKKHHQKQKNRFTACGLDLEVATRDVLQFMENNAEITQVDVGSFKQLMLFLNQFELMKVEKLQIVNALPRSLVVLYLLVEDCEERFSVEICEEIVGKINELFPLEEGDQEDGEDGEEEAEGEVESEVVGEEENLQNDEEME, encoded by the coding sequence ATGCAAATAATAAAAGAACGAGACTCTTTCctatccaattttgaagtaTATGATCACCTCAAACATATCAAGCAAAAGTACAACTGGACATTTTCTCCCGAAGAAGAACTTGCACTCcaacaagatcaacaacaagacaaCTACCATAAAAAACACCatcagaaacaaaagaaccGATTTACAGCCTGCGGTCTAGATTTAGAAGTAGCTACGCGAGATGTACTTCAGTTCATGGAAAATAATGCAGAAATAACACAAGTTGATGTTGGTAGTTTCAAACAACTCatgttgtttttgaatcaatttgaattgatgaaagttgagaaattacaaattgTAAATGCTTTGCCTAGATCCTTAgttgttttgtatttgttaGTTGAAGATTGTGAAGAGAGATTTAGTGTTGAGATATGTGAAGAGATTGTGGGGAAGATTAATGAACTATTTCCATTAGAAGAGGGTGATCAAGAGGATGGCGAGGATGGCGAGGAAGAAGCGGAAGGCGAAGTGGAAAGTGAAGTGGTGGGTGAAGAGGAAAATTTACAGAACGATGAAGAGATGGAGTAG